In the genome of Cryptomeria japonica chromosome 8, Sugi_1.0, whole genome shotgun sequence, one region contains:
- the LOC131036300 gene encoding uncharacterized protein LOC131036300: MENQGLASSLDLEMVDPSSLMHASNKDQTEFPPSGEGTSSSKGSFRIKKVNGCLERSEDRPVFVIQPEQVLEDVDYWGKHALICKFLGLRLSLPVLESWARRVWNPKGDMEILLAANNYFLVIFSSIADRNRAFEGGPYFFNQVGLFIKPWHMGFNSAEEIPSRVPVWVRLPRLPLEFWREDILHSISLLLGKPVGSASQTQDRKVISFARICVEVDLNNPLPDSMEICMGSSSWIQQLDYETLPFRCRICHEYGHLHRRCPRLNSSPLPTSEPPRLNKGKAPVSDGPVDKEGFTPVKSRNKGKGKKRPWMDRQSDGTFNRFEVLDNVVQEDGIPTELSSGVKGQVENQEAVARKEEPIPSSGVQQVCQLALDLLSHVQNIGGLQESQITVGNASLAPCPEALKASADPVKGAKAPPALGLHQKHFKKGPLDKQSRSGRKTYQEKVKIMGDTLVESGIPREKVVRRLIESQAPDVVFIQETKLSVDGLNNCALYIWPQGYWQGVGALGSSGGVACFWNPRKVSPLWWVSSRSSISMVASIFETGERCLFSNIYAPTDLLGLARLDPSSLFLRDNIGLLNLVDVKPINGVFTWNNRRCGDAAISERLDRFLVSYYWMSSRWTTNSDILDWRGSDHWPIKLCVSSYGVTKNPSFKFQLMWLRDHSLRDLVLDWWYEGLPAHGRAMYTFCKRLQHVKYRLKRWNKQHFGNLHAQKLAAHSKLDSVTRQIRDHGLSSDLLYAKSLALKDLEEWELREEIFWKKKSRIDWLQEGDRNTSFFHNSVKARRQGSSFSMLVSSDGTQLSSYGEISREAVNYFSNLFTRENIAARAEERAILDSIPCLVSDEMNGALLGPIFMLELEKVVFSMKKGKAPGPDGFPIEFFQEFWEIIKFDLLEVV, from the exons ATGGAGAATCAGGGCCTTGCTTCTTCCCTTGATTTGGAGATGGTAGATCCATCCTCTTTGATGCATGCCAGTAACAAGGATCAGACTGAGTTTCCCCCTTCTGGGGAGGGTACCTCCTCGTCAAAAGGGTCTTTTCGAATTAAAAAAGTTAATGGATGTTTGGAAAGATCGGAAGATAGACCAGTTTTCGTTATTCAACCTGAGCAGGTTTTAGAAGATGTTGACTACTGGGGCAAGCATGCTCTTATATGCAAATTTTTGGGCCTTCGTCTCTCTCTTCCTGTGTTGGAGTCCTGGGCACGTCGGGTTTGGAACCCTAAAGGAGATATGGAGATTCTTTTAGCGGCTAATAACTACTTCCTGGTTATTTTTTCAAGCATAGCAGATAGGAATAGGGCTTTTGAAGGTGGCCCTTATTTCTTTAACcaagttgggctcttcatcaagcCTTGGCATATGGGCTTCAACTCTGCGGAAGAGATCCCGTCGCGGGTGCCTGTGTGGGTTCGTTTGCCAAGGCTTCCGTTGGAATTTTGGAGGGAAGATATCCTCCACTCAATCTCTTTACTTCTTGGGAAACCTGTTGGATCGGCTTCACAGACTCAAGATCGTAAGGTAATCTCCTTTGCTCgcatttgtgttgaagttgatttgaataatccACTACCAGACTCTATGGAAATTTGCATGGGTTCTTCCTCTTGGATTCAGCAGCTAGATTATGAAACCCTCCCATTCAGATGCAGAATTTGCCATGAATATGGTCACCTTCATCGTAGATGCCCCAGATTGAATTCTTCCCCCTTGCCTACCTCTGAACCTCCTAGGTTGAACAAGGGGAAAGCCCCAGTGTCTGATGGGCCTGTTGATAAGGAGGGATTTACCCCAGTTAAATCCCGTAATAAAGGCAAAGGCAAGAAGAGACCTTGGATGGATAGACAGAGTGATGGCACATTTAACAGGTTTGAGGTTCTGGATAACGTAGTCCAAGAAGATGGTATTCCAACTGAGCTTTCTTCTGGGGTTAAGGGTCAAGTAGAGAATCAAGAGGCAGTCGCAAGGAAGGAGGAGCCGATTCCATCGTCAGGGGTTCAACAGGTTTGTCAACTGGCTTTGGACTTGCTCTCTCATGTTCAGAATATTGGTGGCCTCCAGGAGTCACAGATTACGGTGGGTAATGCTAGCTTGGCTCCTTGTCCGGAAGCTTTGAAGGCATCTGCGGATCCTGTGAAGGGTGCTAAGGCTCCTCCTGCCTTAGGCTTgcatcaaaaacattttaaaaaggggCCTCTAGATAAGCAGTCAAGGAGTGGAAGGAAGACTTATCAAGAGAAGGTCAAGATTATGGGGGATACTTTGGTTGAGTCTGG cATCCCCAGAGAAAAGGTTGTTCGCAGATTAATCGAGTCTCAGGCTCCGGATGTGGTATtcattcaggaaaccaagctttcagtggatggtttgAATAATTGTGCTCTGTATATCTGGCCCCAAGGCTACTGGCAGGGGGTGGGGGCGTTGGGCAGTTCTGGGGGGGTGGCTTGCTTTTGGAACCCGAGGAAAGTCTCCCCCTTATGGTGGGTCTCTAGTCGGTCTTCTATCTCTATGGTTGCCTCCATTTTCGAAACTGGCGAGAGATGTCTTTTCtccaatatttatgctcctactgatcttcTAG GGTTAGCCAGGCTTGATCCTTCCTCTCTTTTTctcagagataatattggtctccTTAACCTTGTTGACGTGAAGCCAATCAATGGAgtttttacttggaataataggcgATGTGGTGATGCAGCTATCTCAGAACGGCTTGATAGATTTCTAGTTTCCTATTATTGGATGAGTAGTAGGTGGACTACCAATTCTGATATCCTGGATTGGAGGGGATCTGATCACTGGCCCATCAAACTTTGTGTCTCCTCTTATGGGGTCACCAAAAATCCAtccttcaaatttcaattgatgtggttACGGGATCACTCTCTTCGGGATCTGGTGCTGGATTGGTGGTACGAAGGGCTTCCTGCTCATGGGAGGGCCATGTACACTTTTTGCAAACGGCTCCAACATGTGAAATATAGGCttaagaggtggaataaacaacATTTTGGGAATCTGCATGCTCAGAAACTTGCTGCTCATTCCAAGCTGGATAGTGTCACTCGTCAGATTCGAGACCATGGGCTGTCCTCTGACCTTTTGTATGCTAAGTCCTTGGCCcttaaggacttagaagagtgggagctTCGGGAGGAGATTTTCTGGAAGAAAAaatctcgtattgattggcttcaggaGGGGGACAGGAACACATCTTTCTTCCATAACTCGGTCAAGGCCCGTAGGCAGGGGAGCTCCTTTTCCATGCTTGTCTCGAGTGATGGAACCCAACTCTCATCCTATGGTGAAATTTCGAGGGAAGCTGTCAACTATTTTTCTAATCTTTTTACTAGGGAGAATATTGCTGCTAGAGCCGAGGAGAGGGCTATCTTGGATTCTATTCCTTGCTTGGTCTCAGATGAGATGAATGGGGCTCTTTTGGGTCCAATATTCATGCTTGAATTGGAGAAGGTTGTGTTTAGTATGAAAAAAGGCAAAGCTCCTGGCCCAGATGGATTTCCGATTGAGTTCTTCCAGGAATTTTGGGAAATAATAAAGTTTGATCTCCTTGAGGTGGTTTAG
- the LOC131044827 gene encoding early light-induced protein 1, chloroplastic-like has product MAEFYFLNTERGQGSEDDISKTCSITISALVKASLILLKSLTNGSNGFNDDEIFCTAQLRSNSKELRGACQQSTIEEPSSQLQHADSESRKASPINDIPSASTSTQSAQIPFRSSAAPAPQKKVSTKFGDVFAFSGPAPETINARLAMVGFVSAVAVELASGEDLVTRLTSGGLPWFGYSVVMLSIALLVPMFEGISAESESQPIFSTSAEMWNGSLAMIGLAALAVTEFVKRGPLV; this is encoded by the exons ATGGCAGAGTTTTACTTTCTCAATACTGAACGAGGACAAGGTTCAGAGGATGATATA TCGAAGACTTGCAGTATCACAATCTCAGCGTTAGTCAAAGCATCTTTGATACTCCTCAAGAGTCTCACTAATGGCAGCAATGGCTTCAATGATGATGAAATCTTCTGCACTGCTCAACTGCGGAGCAACTCAAAGGAGCTTCGTGGGGCATGTCAACAGAGCACCATTGAGGAGCCTTCGAGTCAACTGCAACAC GCAGATTCAGAATCGAGAAAAGCCTCCCCAATAAACGACATTCCCTCTGCTTCTACTTCGACACAGTCCGCTCAAATTCCATTCAGAAGCTCGGCGGCTCCAGCACCCCAGAAAAAG GTTAGTACGAAGTTTGGTGACGTGTTCGCATTCTCAGGGCCAGCACCAGAGACCATCAATGCCAGGCTGGCCATGGTGGGGTTTGTTTCGGCGGTTGCAGTTGAATTAGCCAGCGGAGAAGATCTGGTGACTCGGCTCACCAGTGGAGGGTTGCCGTGGTTTGGTTATAGTGTAGTCATGCTGTCGATTGCGTTATTGGTACCCATGTTTGAGGGAATATCGGCGGAGAGCGAATCGCAGCCAATATTTTCAACCTCGGCAGAAATGTGGAACGGGAGTTTAGCTATGATTGGCCTTGCGGCGTTGGCTGTCACCGAGTTTGTTAAGCGGGGCCCTCTTGTATAA
- the LOC131044833 gene encoding early light-induced protein 2, chloroplastic — protein MAAMASMMMKAPSALNCGALQRISVGNISRLPHSSLIIKCMAKDPQETSPTEGVSSSTSSKMSTRFGDLFAFSGPAPEIINGRAAMLGFASAIAVEVSSGRDLFSQVNNGGLSWFLITAGLLTTASVVPLFKGISTESKSQPFFSSTAEMWNGRFAMLGLIALAFTEYVKGGPLV, from the exons ATGGCGGCCATGGCGTCAATGATGATGAAAGCGCCCTCAGCCCTTAACTGCGGGGCACTCCAAAGGATTAGTGTGGGTAATATCAGTAGATTGCCTCACAGCAGCCTCATAATCAAGTGCATGGCAAAG GATCCACAGGAAACGTCCCCTACTGAAGGTGTTTCATCTTCAACCTCTTCAAAG ATGAGCACGAGGTTTGGCGACCTATTTGCGTTCTCTGGGCCCGCACCCGAGATCATCAACGGAAGGGCGGCCATGTTGGGCTTCGCGTCAGCCATTGCAGTGGAGGTGTCAAGCGGAAGAGATTTGTTTTCCCAGGTGAATAATGGAGGACTGTCTTGGTTTCTCATAACTGCAGGATTATTGACGACAGCGTCGGTGGTGCCTTTGTTTAAGGGAATATCGACAGAGAGCAAGTCACAGCCTTTTTTTTCATCCACGGCAGAAATGTGGAATGGGCGCTTTGCTATGCTTGGCCTGATCGCATTAGCCTTCACCGAGTACGTCAAGGGTGGACCACTTGTGTAA